From a single Portunus trituberculatus isolate SZX2019 chromosome 15, ASM1759143v1, whole genome shotgun sequence genomic region:
- the LOC123504246 gene encoding uncharacterized protein LOC123504246: MSVSSYKVFDGTDLTRDELMTIIGSGFVPLIKISLHPMHTSGMKEYKDVSMAMVEASRQVLESRVQHGLHVDPQRFVNLDNVERRLPAVLDAMADVFDGKTNPQYSLTNLFKVYDQTQIQVEGVDGHKQSGFPR; encoded by the coding sequence ATGAGCGTCTCCTCCTACAAAGTGTTCGACGGCACCGATCTTACCCGCGATGAGCTGATGACCATCATCGGCAGCGGCTTCGTCCCGCTCATAAAGATTTCTTTGCACCCGATGCACACTTCCGGAATGAAGGAGTACAAAGACGTGAGCATGGCCATGGTGGAGGCCTCCCGTCAGGTGCTGGAGTCCCGCGTCCAACACGGCCTGCATGTGGACCCACAACGCTTCGTTAATCTTGACAACGTGGAGAGGCGACTGCCCGCCGTGCTCGACGCCATGGCTGATGTCTTCGACGGAAAAACAAACCCACAATACTCTCTAACAAACCTCTTCAAGGTCTATGACCAGACCCAGATTCAGGTAGAGGGTGTTGATGGCCATAAGCAGAGTGGATTTCCAAGGTGA